One segment of Fusarium oxysporum f. sp. lycopersici 4287 chromosome 7, whole genome shotgun sequence DNA contains the following:
- a CDS encoding DNA-3-methyladenine glycosylase II: MPTLLLRRHPSLALQQFISYSQILGTKTGLSPTHIMVTTRRSSRISARPASRTESSEKPTSKATGRKRKAAAVQDEPEAPSTPPPRKRAQGEPATPAVPPPKTPTPAAAGLFAEPTSITKKPRTAAVTRLANPRLTNATLLSPETSRLVTSRDIDNLSPSKAPQAKTTTENILKEACDYLVKVDPRMKPLVESHHCRVFSPEGLAEKIDPFENLSSGIISQQVSGAAAKSIKAKFLTLFEEQPGIRFPHPSQVAAKSIDELRTAGLSQRKAEYIKGLAEKFVSGELSAQMLHDASDAEVMEKLIAVRGLGKWSVEMFACFGLKRMDVFSLGDLGVQRGMAAFVGRDIAKLKAKGGGKWKYMSEQDMTELSTRFSPYRSLFMWYMWRVEETDISTME, translated from the coding sequence ATGCCCACTTTGCTCTTACGACGTCATCCCTCCCTGGCCTTACAGCAATTCATATCATATTCACAAATACTCGGAACAAAGACAGGACTCAGTCCGACGCACATCATGGTCACCACAAGGCGATCCTCACGCATCAGCGCTCGGCCTGCTTCCAGGACAGAGTCATCGGAGAAGCCAACATCGAAGGCTACAGGTCGGAAGCGTAAAGCAGCTGCCGTTCAGGACGAGCCCGAGGcaccttcaacaccacccCCGAGGAAGCGAGCACAAGGCGAGCCTGCAACACCAGCTGTTCCGccaccaaagacaccaacgcctgctgctgctgggctCTTTGCTGAGCCGACTAGCATCACCAAGAAGCCTCGTACTGCGGCCGTTACACGACTTGCAAACCCCAGACTGACAAACGCAACGCTCCTCTCACCAGAGACGTCACGTCTTGTTACCTCACGGGACATTGATAATTTATCGCCCAGTAAGGCACCGCAGGCGAAGACGACAACAGAGAATATCCTCAAAGAGGCATGCGACTATCTGGTCAAAGTTGATCCTCGCATGAAACCCTTAGTGGAGAGCCACCACTGCAGAGTATTCTCACCAGAGGGACTGGCAGAGAAGATAGACCCATTTGAGAACCTCTCCAGTGGCATCATTAGCCAGCAGGTATCAGGAGCTGCAGCCAAGTCTATAAAGGCCAAGTTTCTCACATTGTTCGAGGAGCAACCAGGAATCCGATTCCCTCATCCCTCTCAAGTGGCTGCCAAGTCGATCGACGAGCTCCGTACAGCAGGCCTATCGCAACGCAAAGCTGAGTACATCAAAGGTCTCGCAGAAAAGTTTGTCAGTGGAGAACTTAGTGCTCAGATGCTCCATGATGCTTCGGATGCGGAGGTCATGGAAAAGCTGATTGCCGTGAGAGGCCTTGGGAAGTGGTCCGTTGAGATGTTTGCATGCTTCGGGCTCAAACGAATGGACGTCTTTTCACTCGGTGATCTAGGCGTTCAGAGAGGTATGGCTGCATTCGTGGGGCGTGATAttgccaagctcaaggccaaaggCGGTGGTAAATGGAAGTACATGTCGGAGCAGGATATGACTGAGCTGTCGACTAGGTTCTCACCATATCGAAGTCTCTTCATGTGGTACATGTGGCGAGTCGAGGAGACCGATATTAGCACAATGGAATAA